The following are encoded together in the Mycteria americana isolate JAX WOST 10 ecotype Jacksonville Zoo and Gardens chromosome 2, USCA_MyAme_1.0, whole genome shotgun sequence genome:
- the NHLRC1 gene encoding E3 ubiquitin-protein ligase NHLRC1: MAAEDEAELSLLECRVCFERYGPGGPRRPRNLPCGHVLCRGCVAALGGPEGRRLECPFCRRACGSAETSDCLPLLQLLEVLGAAGGSVPSALGRSGGGGAAGPAPAGLGLRLSLGGWGSLVNPTGVAACRRSGRLAVAHDGKKRIHVFGPSGSCLQRFGERGDAGNDIKYPLDVTVTPDGHVVVTDGGDRSVKAFDFEGRGVLAVREGFCLPWGLDATPESEVVLTDSEAGALYRLTADFRKGRLKKCQMIRSQLISPRGVAVAQTSGAIVVIEHLKAQGPNNSSTRVKIFNAEMDLVGQMDSFGLNLIFPSKIYTTAVAFDKEDRVIVTDVCSQAVICLGKPEEFPIFNPLISHGLSYPVGLTYMANNSLVVLDSGDHSIKIYSST; this comes from the coding sequence ATGGCGGCGGAGGACGAGGCGGAGCTGAGCCTGCTGGAGTGCCGGGTGTGCTTCGAGCGGTACGGCCCcggcgggccccggcggccgcggaACCTGCcctgcgggcacgtcctctgccGGGGCTGCGTGGCGGCCCTGGGCGGCCCCGAGGGCCGGCGGCTGGAGTGTCCCTTCTGCCGGCGGGCCTGCGGCTCCGCCGAGACCAGCGACTGCCtgccgctgctgcagctgctggaggtcCTGggcgccgccggcggcagcgTCCCCTCGGCCTTGGGGAggagcggcggcggaggggcggccgggccggcccccgcgGGCCTCGGGCTCCGGCTgtccctggggggctgggggtcgcTGGTCAACCCCACCGGGGTGGCGGCCTGCCGGAGGTCGGGGCGCCTGGCAGTGGCACACGACGGCAAGAAGAGGATCCACGTCTTTGGGCCGAGCGGATCCTGCCTGCAGCGGTTcggggagcggggggacgcgGGCAACGATATCAAGTACCCGCTTGATGTGACGGTCACGCCGGACGGGCACGTGGTGGTCACCGATGGCGGGGACCGCTCCGTGAAGGCCTTTGATTTTGAGGGAAGGGGGGTCCTGGCTGTCCGGGAAGGTTTCTGCTTGCCCTGGGGCTTGGATGCCACCCCTGAGAGTGAAGTAGTCCTGACCGACTCGGAGGCAGGTGCTCTCTACCGCTTGACGGCCGACTTCAGGAAGGGGAGGTTAAAGAAGTGTCAGATGATCCGGTCGCAGCTCATCAGCCCAAGAGGGGTTGCAGTCGCCCAGACCTCGGGTGCTATCGTGGTGATAGAGCACCTGAAAGCTCAAGGACCGAACAACAGCAGCACCCGAGTCAAGATATTCAATGCAGAGATGGATCTCGTTGGCCAGATGGATAGCTTCGGTCTGAACCTCATTTTCCCCTCCAAAATATATACTACGGCTGTGGCCTTTGACAAAGAGGACCGCGTTATAGTAACGGATGTCTGTAGCCAGGCTGTAATATGCTTAGGGAAACCCGAGGAGTTTCCCATCTTTAACCCTCTGATTAGCCACGGGCTTTCTTATCCTGTAGGACTGACTTACATGGCAAACAATTCCCTCGTCGTTTTAGACAGCGGTGATcattcaataaaaatatatagctCCACCTGA
- the TPMT gene encoding thiopurine S-methyltransferase, whose amino-acid sequence MDRSADASGVLESTDAGSQKDRVVTEEEWLQKWEMGNIGFHKEQGHPLLQKYLDVLLNGRSGLRIFFPLCGKAVEMKWLADMGHSIVGVEVSEQALKEFFAEHSLPYREEPVPEISGAKKLQSTSGNISLYCCSIYDLSSSIVGKFDGVWDRGALVAVNPCDRQRYISLMITLMEKNSSYLLVTVSYDPNKHKGPPFYVPESEIKSLFGSHCEIKCLQKVDDFSEKHRQWGLDYFLEVLYILKFVA is encoded by the exons ATGGACCGCTCAGCAGATGCATCCGGGGTCCTGGAAAGCACTGATGCTGGGtcccagaaagacagagtggTGACTGAGGAGGAATGGCTGCAAAAATGGGAAATGGGTAACATCGGATTTCACAAGGAACAAGGGCATCC GCTCCTACAGAAATATCTGGATGTTCTTTTAAATGGCAGGAGTGGACTGAGGATATTTTTCCCACTTTGTGGTAAAGCAGTAGAGATGAAATG GCTGGCAGACATGGGACATAGCATTGTCGGTGTGGAAGTCAGCGAGCAGGCGCTGAAGGAATTTTTTGCAGAACACAGTCTGCCTTATCGCGAGGAGCCAGTCCCAGAGATTTCAGGAGCAAAAAAGTTGCAG AGTACCTCTGGGAACATTTCTCTTTACTGCTGCAGTATTTATGATTTGTCCAG CTCAATAGTTGGCAAGTTTGATGGGGTTTGGGACAGAGGAGCTCTAGTAGCTGTGAATCCATGCGACAGACAACG CTATATCAGTTTGATGATCACCCTAATGGAGAAAAATTCTTCTTATCTCCTCGTTACGGTTTCATATGATCCAAACAAACACAAAG GCCCACCGTTTTATGTTCCTGAATCTGAAATTAAAAGCTTGTTTG gcAGCCACTGTGAAATTAAATGTCTTCAAAAAGTCGATGACTTCTCAGAAAAACACAGACAGTGGGGACTAGATTATTTTCTGGAGGTGCTATATATACTAAAATTTGTAGCttga